AGAGCGGTCAGCGCGTTGGATGGTTCAGTGATGGTGGGCATGTGATGAAGCTTTCTCCGCGGGCGGCAAGTGGGCGGGCGCAAGCACCGCCGAATCAGGTCTAAGTATGACGCCCGATGGAGCGTTTATCTACCAGAAATAGAGCTAGGTGCGATGGCGTCCGATGCGCGTCTTAGGCGGCGGGGCTGCGCTCGCTCTTATGCCGGTCTTCGCGGCGCGCGAGCAGGGAAACCGAGTTGCGCGTCGCCCAGTCGTGCAGCTGGTCGAGGATGGGGAGCAGCTCGCGGCCCAGCGGCGTCAAAGAGTACTCGACGCGCGGCGGGATCTCCGCGTGCACGCGCCGCGAGACCAATCCGTCGCCTTCGAGATCGCGCAATTGGCGCGTCAGCACTTTGGGCGTGATGCCTTCAAGCGCGCGTTGCAGTTCGCCGAAGCGCATCGTGCGCTGGCCGAGGTTGTAGATCACGATGACCTTCCATTTGTCGGCGATCATCGCCATCGTGCGTTGGATCGGGCAGGCCAGCTTGGTTTCATACGTCATTGCGGCGACCTCGCTATCTTCATGGGTATTGCTACACCTTACAGACACTACTTTCCTTTCGCCCTTATAGGATGTATACTTACATGGCTCAGGCACCCCCAAGGTGCCGCTCTTATAGCCCCGGCAGGGGCCGGAAACGGCCCTCCAAGCCCTCAGAAAGGCCTCCACCGATATGGACCTCACCAAGAGCTATCCCCGTAGCCCGAAGGCGAAATTAGCGGGCGTCGTCATGCTCGCCCGGACCACCGACAAAGCACGCGCCCATCTCGCCGGCACCGACGGCCCTTACCACTTCGGCTGCGGCATGGACAAGCATGTCTTGAGCTTCTTGGGCAGCGAGCCCGAGGCGTTCGCCAAGACCGTGGCAGAGCTCGGCGAGGACGCGAAGATCGAAGCGTGGGCACGCCAGCGTCTCGCAGGCAAGCAACCCGCGGATATCGAGACCTTCAACACGGAGTTCGCACAGGATGGGCCGGAGCCAGGCGGCGACGCTGAGGCCTTCTTCCGCA
The sequence above is drawn from the Candidatus Eremiobacteraceae bacterium genome and encodes:
- a CDS encoding helix-turn-helix domain-containing protein; the encoded protein is MTYETKLACPIQRTMAMIADKWKVIVIYNLGQRTMRFGELQRALEGITPKVLTRQLRDLEGDGLVSRRVHAEIPPRVEYSLTPLGRELLPILDQLHDWATRNSVSLLARREDRHKSERSPAA
- a CDS encoding DUF5069 domain-containing protein; translation: MDLTKSYPRSPKAKLAGVVMLARTTDKARAHLAGTDGPYHFGCGMDKHVLSFLGSEPEAFAKTVAELGEDAKIEAWARQRLAGKQPADIETFNTEFAQDGPEPGGDAEAFFRSERQRLGRNDIQTWFELLDVDENRPVPVRAAA